One window from the genome of Streptococcus parasanguinis encodes:
- a CDS encoding glycosyltransferase family 2 protein, with the protein METNEVVSIIIPIYNVEAYLRQCLETVIHQTYPHLEIILVNDGSPDQSEEICKEFFRKDARIRYVRQENGGLSAARNTGIELATGDYITFIDPDDWVTEDYVEVLYRQLQKYNADVSVANYNLYDDSSSKYLIKVTDDDYSETLYEGREIMDHDAIQETRDMAWACAMMKLYKRSLFEGLRFPVGKNVEDNFLMYKLFLKAHRVVHTEKCIYWYRVGRADTLSQVWTEKRVVDEMEAKQEKLALLGMLGYDLTWHRYIYKTRLKRALEKLEEASLQGSETYERVVTNLRFIETMD; encoded by the coding sequence ATGGAAACAAATGAAGTAGTGAGTATCATCATTCCCATCTATAATGTAGAAGCTTATTTGAGACAATGTTTGGAAACGGTTATCCATCAGACCTACCCTCATTTGGAAATTATCCTGGTCAATGATGGTTCGCCAGACCAGTCAGAAGAGATCTGTAAAGAATTTTTTAGGAAGGATGCGCGCATCCGCTACGTTCGCCAAGAAAATGGGGGCTTATCTGCTGCTCGGAATACAGGGATTGAGCTAGCGACTGGGGATTACATCACCTTTATTGATCCAGATGACTGGGTGACGGAGGACTATGTAGAAGTGCTCTATCGCCAACTTCAAAAGTATAATGCGGATGTTTCCGTAGCCAACTATAACCTCTATGATGACAGTAGTAGCAAATACTTGATCAAGGTGACAGACGACGATTATTCAGAGACTCTTTATGAGGGGAGAGAGATCATGGACCACGATGCCATCCAGGAGACCAGAGATATGGCCTGGGCTTGTGCCATGATGAAGCTCTATAAGCGTAGCTTATTTGAAGGGCTTCGTTTTCCAGTCGGAAAAAATGTTGAAGACAACTTCCTGATGTACAAGCTCTTCTTAAAAGCCCATCGAGTAGTTCATACGGAGAAATGTATTTATTGGTATCGCGTGGGGCGTGCAGATACTCTGTCCCAGGTTTGGACCGAAAAGCGAGTCGTCGATGAGATGGAAGCTAAGCAGGAGAAGTTGGCTCTACTGGGGATGTTGGGCTATGATTTGACTTGGCATCGCTATATCTACAAAACGCGCTTGAAACGAGCCCTTGAAAAATTAGAGGAAGCAAGCTTGCAAGGGTCAGAAACCTATGAGCGCGTGGTGACCAACCTCCGTTTTATTGAAACGATGGACTAA
- a CDS encoding glycosyltransferase produces the protein MTIYTFNLLVGFEPNGVDVAQASRAKMLRGLGVAAKFVFTTWPTPEKLAYYLSLGHRDEELLFAHVAFTDQQTTVPQKTVGALQMDFQLTRLDVVEKTERAIRYQFADGNALTFHLDPYHSNCVRYVDYLLAGNRIKREYYGACKLVTEYFQYGSVVRRTYHHQDGTIAFEESRLGGSWLYKLGSEILTNHTEVMRRFLSQLSLKEEDLILLDRASRMDFARPLLEKPAPSKLAMVFHSEHEFENGHLNYEYYYVFKYAKRFDYFITATDLQKEVLEQTLAKQGCQGIPIYSIPVGHLEELTESLGDRPPFSVLTASRLDPRKRIDLAIRVVAQAHEQLPTLQFDIYGKGGEADNLCHLIQELSAQDYIHLRGHADLQQIYPCYQAYLTTSQWETFGLTLMEAAGAGLALLGFDARYGNPTFIKEGENGFLVPYSETVPEEQLVKELADKLVQLFESDLAPFHQASYDLASSYLASKVQEVWKETLMEMGQFGGKEI, from the coding sequence ATGACCATTTATACCTTTAATCTATTAGTGGGATTTGAACCCAATGGGGTCGATGTTGCACAAGCCTCTCGGGCAAAGATGCTCCGGGGACTAGGAGTGGCAGCGAAGTTTGTCTTTACCACTTGGCCCACTCCAGAAAAATTGGCCTATTACCTCTCATTGGGGCACCGGGATGAGGAACTGCTTTTTGCCCATGTAGCTTTTACGGATCAACAGACTACGGTCCCTCAAAAGACGGTGGGGGCCTTGCAAATGGATTTTCAACTGACGCGTCTGGATGTTGTTGAAAAAACGGAAAGAGCCATTCGCTACCAATTTGCGGATGGAAACGCCCTGACCTTTCATCTGGATCCCTATCATTCAAACTGTGTCCGCTATGTAGACTATCTTTTGGCTGGAAATAGAATCAAGCGAGAGTATTATGGAGCTTGTAAACTTGTCACCGAGTATTTTCAGTATGGTAGTGTTGTCAGACGGACCTATCACCATCAAGATGGGACTATCGCTTTTGAAGAATCGAGGTTAGGTGGAAGCTGGCTCTATAAACTGGGGTCTGAGATTTTAACCAACCATACAGAAGTGATGAGACGTTTTTTGTCGCAGCTGTCGCTAAAAGAAGAAGATTTGATTCTGCTTGACCGGGCTTCGCGCATGGATTTTGCCCGTCCTTTGTTGGAGAAACCTGCCCCTTCAAAGCTCGCCATGGTGTTTCATTCGGAGCATGAATTTGAAAATGGCCATCTCAACTATGAGTATTATTATGTGTTCAAGTATGCCAAACGCTTCGATTATTTCATCACAGCAACGGATCTTCAAAAAGAAGTCTTGGAGCAGACACTTGCTAAACAAGGATGCCAAGGAATTCCAATCTATAGCATTCCAGTAGGGCATCTAGAAGAATTGACGGAATCACTAGGAGACAGACCTCCCTTTAGTGTGCTCACAGCTTCCCGTTTGGATCCAAGAAAACGCATCGATTTGGCCATTCGAGTAGTGGCCCAAGCTCATGAACAACTCCCAACCCTTCAGTTTGATATTTATGGAAAGGGTGGAGAAGCGGACAACTTGTGCCACCTGATTCAGGAGCTTTCAGCACAAGATTATATTCACCTACGAGGTCATGCGGATCTTCAGCAGATCTATCCTTGCTACCAAGCCTACCTCACTACTTCTCAGTGGGAGACCTTTGGTTTGACTTTGATGGAGGCGGCTGGAGCAGGTTTGGCCTTGCTGGGCTTTGATGCTCGTTATGGCAATCCGACTTTTATAAAAGAGGGTGAAAATGGCTTTTTGGTACCTTATAGCGAGACAGTGCCAGAAGAACAATTGGTGAAAGAGTTGGCGGACAAGCTGGTCCAGCTCTTTGAAAGCGACCTTGCTCCATTTCACCAGGCTTCTTATGACTTGGCCTCTTCCTACCTCGCTTCTAAGGTCCAGGAAGTCTGGAAAGAGACTCTAATGGAGATGGGGCAATTCGGCGGAAAAGAAATATAA
- the gatC gene encoding Asp-tRNA(Asn)/Glu-tRNA(Gln) amidotransferase subunit GatC, translating into MKITQEEVTHVANLSKLKFSPEETAEFATTLSKIVDMVELLEEVDTTGVAPTTTMADRKTVLRPDVAEKGTDRDRLFKNVPEKDNYYIKVPAILEDGGDA; encoded by the coding sequence ATGAAAATTACGCAAGAAGAGGTAACCCACGTTGCCAATCTTTCAAAATTGAAATTCTCTCCAGAAGAGACAGCTGAGTTTGCGACAACCTTGTCTAAAATTGTCGACATGGTGGAATTGTTGGAAGAGGTGGACACAACCGGTGTTGCCCCAACAACGACCATGGCGGATCGTAAAACCGTATTGCGTCCGGATGTTGCTGAAAAAGGGACGGACCGTGACCGCTTGTTTAAAAATGTACCTGAAAAGGATAACTACTACATCAAGGTACCAGCTATCCTAGAAGATGGAGGAGATGCCTAA
- the gatA gene encoding Asp-tRNA(Asn)/Glu-tRNA(Gln) amidotransferase subunit GatA, which translates to MSFNHKTIEELHDLLVSKEISATELTQATLDDIKAREEAINAFVTVAEEAALAQAKAIDEKGIDADNLMSGIPLAVKDNISTDGILTTAASKMLYNYEPIFDATAVANAKAKDMIVIGKTNMDEFAMGGSGETSYYGPTKNAWDQSKVPGGSSSGSAASVASGQVRLSLGSDTGGSIRQPAAFNGIVGLKPTYGTVSRFGLIAFGSSLDQIGPFAPTVKENAQLLNVIASEDAKDSTSAPVRVADFTSKIGQDIKGMKIALPKEYLGEGIDPEVKETILNAAKHFEKLGATVEEVSLPHSKYGVAVYYIIASSEASSNLQRFDGIRYGFRAEDAKNLDDIYVNTRSQGFGDEVKRRIMLGTFSLSSGYYDAYYKKAGQVRTLIIQDFEKVFADYDLILGPTAPSVAFDLDSLNHDPVAMYLADLLTIPVNLAGLPGISIPAGFAQGLPVGLQLIGPKYSEETIYQAAAAFEATTDYHKQQPLIFGGDN; encoded by the coding sequence ATGTCATTCAACCATAAAACCATTGAAGAGTTGCACGACCTCCTTGTCTCTAAGGAAATCTCAGCAACTGAATTGACCCAAGCAACGCTGGACGATATCAAGGCGCGTGAAGAAGCGATCAATGCCTTTGTAACGGTGGCTGAAGAAGCTGCCCTTGCGCAAGCCAAGGCTATTGATGAAAAAGGAATTGATGCAGATAACCTTATGTCAGGGATTCCGCTCGCAGTCAAAGACAATATCTCAACAGATGGCATCTTGACCACTGCAGCTTCAAAAATGCTCTATAATTACGAGCCAATCTTTGATGCGACAGCTGTTGCCAATGCCAAAGCCAAAGATATGATTGTCATCGGAAAGACCAACATGGATGAGTTTGCCATGGGTGGATCTGGTGAGACTTCTTACTATGGACCAACCAAGAATGCTTGGGACCAGAGCAAGGTGCCTGGTGGATCTTCTAGTGGTTCAGCAGCTTCTGTCGCTTCAGGTCAAGTCCGTTTGTCCCTTGGTTCAGATACAGGTGGTTCTATCCGTCAACCAGCTGCTTTTAACGGGATTGTTGGTCTCAAACCAACTTATGGAACGGTTTCCCGTTTTGGTCTCATTGCTTTTGGTAGCTCACTCGACCAAATTGGACCTTTTGCACCAACGGTTAAGGAAAATGCCCAATTGCTTAATGTCATTGCTAGTGAAGATGCCAAGGATTCAACTTCTGCACCTGTTCGTGTAGCAGACTTTACTTCTAAGATTGGTCAAGACATTAAAGGCATGAAGATCGCCCTTCCGAAGGAATACCTTGGGGAAGGGATTGACCCAGAAGTCAAAGAAACTATCCTTAATGCGGCCAAACACTTTGAAAAATTGGGAGCAACTGTCGAAGAAGTTAGCCTTCCACACTCTAAATATGGGGTTGCCGTTTACTACATCATCGCTTCATCTGAAGCATCTTCAAACTTGCAACGTTTCGATGGGATTCGCTATGGTTTCCGTGCAGAAGATGCTAAAAACTTGGATGATATCTACGTGAACACTCGTAGCCAAGGCTTTGGTGATGAGGTTAAACGCCGGATCATGCTTGGTACCTTTAGTTTGTCATCTGGTTACTACGATGCATACTACAAGAAAGCTGGTCAAGTCCGTACCCTCATTATCCAAGACTTCGAAAAAGTCTTTGCGGATTACGACCTTATCCTTGGTCCAACCGCTCCAAGTGTAGCCTTTGATTTGGATTCGCTCAACCATGACCCGGTTGCCATGTACTTGGCTGACCTCTTGACTATTCCAGTCAACTTGGCAGGTCTTCCAGGGATTTCGATTCCTGCAGGTTTTGCGCAAGGTCTTCCAGTTGGTTTGCAGTTGATCGGTCCGAAGTATTCTGAAGAAACCATCTACCAAGCTGCAGCTGCCTTTGAAGCAACGACGGATTACCACAAGCAACAACCCCTTATTTTCGGAGGTGACAATTAA
- the gatB gene encoding Asp-tRNA(Asn)/Glu-tRNA(Gln) amidotransferase subunit GatB has translation MNFETVIGLEVHVELNTNSKIFSPTSAHFGNEQNANTNVIDWSFPGVLPVLNKGVVDAGIKAALALNMDIHQHMHFDRKNYFYPDNPKAYQISQFDEPIGYNGWIEVQLEDGSTKKIGIERAHLEEDAGKNTHGTDGFSYVDLNRQGVPLIEIVSEADMRSPEEAYAYLTALKEVIQYTGISDVKMEEGSMRVDANISLRPYGQEEFGTKTELKNLNSFSNVRKGLEYEVERQAKILRSGGVIRQETRRYDEANKSTILMRIKEGAADYRYFPEPDLPLFEISDEWIEEMRTELPEFPKDRRARYVAELGLSDYDANQLTATKVTSDFFEAAVALGGDAKQVSNWLQGEVAQFLNAEGKTLEEIQLTPENLVEMIAIIEDGTISSKIAKKVFVHLAKNGGGAREYVEKAGLVQISDPEVLIPIIHQVFADNEAAVADFKSGKRNADKAFTGFLMKATKGQANPQVALKLLAQELAKLKED, from the coding sequence ATGAACTTTGAAACAGTCATCGGACTTGAAGTCCACGTTGAATTGAATACAAACTCAAAAATTTTCTCACCAACCTCTGCCCACTTTGGGAACGAGCAAAATGCCAATACCAATGTGATTGACTGGTCTTTCCCAGGGGTGCTTCCTGTCTTGAACAAGGGTGTTGTGGATGCTGGTATCAAGGCTGCTTTGGCGCTGAATATGGATATCCATCAGCACATGCACTTTGACCGGAAGAACTATTTCTACCCTGATAATCCAAAGGCCTACCAAATTTCGCAATTTGACGAGCCAATCGGTTACAACGGTTGGATTGAAGTGCAATTGGAAGACGGTTCAACTAAGAAAATCGGGATTGAACGAGCCCACTTGGAAGAAGATGCCGGTAAAAACACCCACGGAACAGATGGCTTCTCTTATGTAGACCTCAACCGTCAAGGGGTGCCATTGATTGAGATTGTATCTGAAGCAGATATGCGTTCTCCAGAAGAAGCCTACGCTTATTTGACAGCTTTGAAAGAAGTTATCCAATACACTGGTATTTCAGACGTCAAAATGGAAGAAGGATCGATGCGTGTGGATGCCAACATTTCCCTTCGCCCATACGGTCAAGAGGAATTTGGTACCAAGACGGAGTTGAAAAACTTGAACTCTTTCTCAAACGTCCGTAAAGGTCTTGAATACGAAGTGGAGCGCCAAGCGAAAATCTTGCGTTCAGGTGGTGTCATTCGTCAAGAAACACGTCGTTATGATGAAGCGAATAAGAGCACGATTCTTATGCGTATCAAAGAAGGAGCAGCGGATTACCGTTACTTCCCAGAACCAGACCTTCCATTGTTTGAAATCTCAGATGAGTGGATCGAGGAAATGCGTACTGAGTTGCCAGAGTTTCCAAAAGACCGTCGGGCTCGCTATGTGGCAGAGCTTGGTTTGTCTGACTATGATGCCAACCAATTGACAGCGACGAAAGTTACTTCTGACTTCTTTGAAGCAGCTGTAGCCCTTGGTGGCGATGCTAAACAAGTGTCTAACTGGCTCCAAGGTGAAGTCGCACAATTCTTGAACGCAGAAGGCAAAACGCTGGAAGAAATCCAATTGACACCAGAAAACTTGGTTGAAATGATTGCCATTATCGAAGATGGAACCATTTCATCTAAGATTGCCAAGAAAGTCTTCGTTCACTTGGCGAAAAACGGTGGCGGTGCGCGTGAATACGTCGAAAAAGCTGGCTTGGTACAGATTTCAGATCCTGAAGTCTTGATACCAATCATCCACCAAGTCTTCGCAGACAACGAAGCAGCCGTTGCTGACTTCAAGTCAGGGAAACGGAATGCGGACAAGGCCTTCACAGGCTTCCTTATGAAAGCAACCAAAGGCCAAGCCAACCCACAAGTAGCCCTCAAGTTACTTGCCCAAGAATTGGCGAAGTTGAAAGAAGACTAA
- a CDS encoding 2,3-butanediol dehydrogenase, with amino-acid sequence MATMKAARWHAAKDVRIEEVEVPEVQPHQVKVAVKFTGICGTDLHEYLDGPIFIPTEEHVYSGQKAPVTLGHEFSGEIVEVGSDVTRVKVGDRVTIEPILAEHNLIGDYNLDPNLNFVGLAADGGFAKYCVLDGDLVHVIPDSLSYEQAALTEPAAVAVYAVRQSALKTGDTAVIFGLGPIGLLIVEALRAAGASKIYAVELSPERQAKAEELGAIVVRPEEGETIVEAIHRLTGGGADVSYEVTGVPVVLGQALAAVHKAGECMVVSIWEREASINPNEFAIQEKSLKGIIAYRHIFPKVLELMEQGYFSAEKLVTKKIKLENIVEEGFIELTQDKSQIKILVQPE; translated from the coding sequence ATGGCTACTATGAAAGCAGCTCGCTGGCATGCAGCAAAAGACGTTCGTATCGAAGAAGTGGAAGTACCTGAAGTACAACCACATCAAGTAAAAGTGGCAGTTAAGTTCACAGGGATCTGTGGTACGGACTTGCATGAATATTTGGATGGACCGATCTTCATCCCAACTGAAGAACATGTGTATTCTGGTCAAAAAGCACCGGTCACTTTGGGACATGAATTCTCTGGTGAAATTGTAGAAGTCGGAAGTGATGTGACTCGTGTCAAAGTTGGCGATCGTGTCACTATCGAACCAATTCTTGCAGAGCACAACTTAATTGGTGATTATAACCTCGATCCAAACTTGAACTTTGTCGGACTCGCTGCAGATGGTGGTTTTGCTAAATATTGTGTTCTTGATGGTGATCTTGTCCATGTGATTCCAGATAGCTTGAGCTATGAACAAGCCGCTCTTACAGAACCTGCTGCGGTTGCTGTGTATGCCGTTCGTCAATCTGCTTTGAAAACTGGAGATACAGCTGTTATCTTTGGTTTGGGCCCAATTGGTCTTTTGATTGTTGAAGCCCTTCGTGCAGCAGGAGCATCAAAAATCTATGCGGTTGAATTGTCTCCTGAACGCCAAGCCAAAGCAGAAGAATTGGGAGCGATCGTTGTTCGTCCAGAAGAAGGAGAAACAATTGTAGAAGCCATCCATCGTTTAACAGGTGGTGGAGCAGATGTTTCTTATGAAGTTACTGGAGTTCCAGTTGTTTTAGGCCAAGCCCTTGCAGCCGTTCATAAAGCTGGGGAATGTATGGTTGTATCTATCTGGGAACGTGAAGCTAGCATCAATCCAAATGAATTCGCTATTCAAGAAAAATCCCTCAAAGGAATTATTGCCTACCGCCACATCTTCCCTAAAGTCTTGGAATTGATGGAACAAGGCTACTTCTCTGCTGAAAAATTGGTTACTAAGAAAATCAAATTGGAAAATATCGTTGAAGAAGGATTTATTGAATTAACACAAGATAAATCCCAAATCAAGATCTTGGTTCAACCTGAATAA
- a CDS encoding DMT family transporter — MSKTMKGTLMTLIAGIAWGLSGACGQYLLAHGFTAIGLTTIRLVFSGAVLLLLAYLADQEKVKAFLTDRSSYIPLLLFAFLGLLMTQLTYLEAIDATNAGTATVFQYLCPIGVLAYSCVKDRVAPTVSEIFSMILAIAGTFLIATHGQLNQLAITPKGLAWGLVSAFAYALYIILPIQLIQKWGSMLVIGIGMLIPGLVMIPFTGRRLFHGQYSMDNLMGLVGLVVIGTIFAYTVFLKGTTLIGPVKGSLLAAIEPISAVFFAFAIMNEHFFAIDFIGMAMILFAVLLISLKDLMIQKEKGIL; from the coding sequence ATGTCAAAGACGATGAAAGGGACGCTCATGACCTTGATTGCTGGGATCGCTTGGGGCTTGTCAGGAGCCTGCGGCCAGTACCTGCTGGCTCATGGATTTACAGCAATTGGTTTGACAACGATTCGTTTAGTGTTTTCAGGAGCTGTACTACTGCTTCTTGCCTATCTAGCGGACCAGGAAAAAGTAAAGGCCTTTCTAACAGACCGCTCGTCATACATCCCCTTGCTTTTATTTGCATTTTTGGGTTTGTTAATGACCCAATTGACTTATTTAGAAGCGATTGATGCGACTAATGCAGGTACTGCAACTGTTTTTCAATATCTCTGTCCCATTGGAGTTTTGGCCTATTCTTGTGTTAAGGACCGAGTAGCTCCGACAGTATCTGAAATCTTTTCGATGATCTTAGCCATTGCAGGGACCTTTCTCATTGCAACCCATGGTCAACTCAATCAATTGGCAATCACTCCTAAGGGGCTAGCTTGGGGACTGGTTTCTGCCTTTGCCTATGCCCTCTACATCATTCTGCCTATTCAATTGATTCAAAAATGGGGCAGTATGTTGGTGATTGGTATCGGTATGCTCATTCCAGGACTTGTAATGATTCCCTTCACAGGAAGAAGACTTTTTCATGGCCAATATAGCATGGATAATCTAATGGGCTTGGTTGGCTTAGTGGTGATTGGGACCATATTTGCCTATACGGTCTTTTTGAAAGGGACAACTCTGATTGGACCGGTCAAAGGTAGCCTTCTTGCAGCTATTGAGCCTATTTCAGCTGTATTCTTTGCTTTTGCCATTATGAATGAACATTTCTTTGCCATTGATTTTATAGGAATGGCTATGATCCTCTTTGCGGTCCTCTTGATTTCCCTTAAGGATCTCATGATTCAAAAAGAAAAAGGAATCTTGTAA
- a CDS encoding DUF4352 domain-containing protein produces MKKIFKWTLFAVATLSLVACGTGAQKTNSQQAKTEKAAKSSASDGQVEVSLKGGQYIKPPVLNDSEDGTYLALQLEFKNVAKESINVSDSDITIYDADNNKVKLQSGIYDHSEAFQLLKSDQLAQDKKLTGYIVFPVEKGKKYEVQYERKNYSSDKKSKPLKFAVDSSQYEDKVEASTILADEYINQVYFSGQRKVKKDDAFVLGTDLKKERSDFRAKFAADFTRQLHDYQFPEEEVTQFIDAYEKENAKRAKLTYKVKQYLPDKVVISLNPETVSMEKTILNHMQTFYQEHRKDYPGIIEANQAQNKAYREEMMASLADRPLTTPDRYDYQLTFVKKDGKWEVEKAYNSDSFMEKFEGNLS; encoded by the coding sequence ATGAAAAAGATTTTTAAATGGACCTTATTTGCTGTGGCGACCTTGAGTCTAGTAGCTTGTGGGACTGGTGCTCAAAAGACCAATTCGCAGCAAGCAAAGACAGAAAAAGCAGCGAAAAGCTCTGCATCTGACGGTCAAGTCGAGGTGAGTTTAAAAGGAGGGCAATACATCAAACCACCTGTCCTCAATGACTCAGAAGACGGAACCTATTTAGCCCTTCAATTAGAATTTAAAAATGTTGCCAAAGAATCTATCAACGTGTCAGATTCAGATATCACCATTTACGATGCAGATAATAACAAGGTCAAATTGCAGTCAGGAATTTATGACCACAGTGAAGCCTTCCAACTGCTCAAGAGTGATCAGTTGGCCCAGGATAAAAAATTAACCGGCTATATCGTTTTTCCAGTCGAAAAAGGCAAGAAGTACGAAGTGCAGTATGAACGAAAAAACTATAGCTCTGATAAAAAATCCAAGCCTTTAAAATTTGCGGTGGATTCTTCTCAGTATGAGGATAAGGTGGAAGCTTCCACTATTCTAGCAGATGAATACATCAATCAAGTTTACTTTAGTGGCCAACGAAAGGTCAAAAAGGATGACGCTTTTGTTTTGGGAACTGATTTGAAAAAGGAACGCAGTGATTTCCGTGCGAAATTTGCGGCTGATTTTACTCGTCAATTGCATGATTACCAATTCCCTGAAGAAGAAGTGACCCAGTTTATCGATGCTTATGAAAAAGAAAATGCTAAGCGTGCGAAATTAACCTATAAGGTTAAACAATATCTCCCGGACAAGGTGGTCATTAGTCTAAATCCTGAGACGGTCAGCATGGAAAAGACGATCTTAAACCACATGCAGACCTTCTATCAGGAACATCGAAAAGACTATCCAGGGATCATCGAAGCGAACCAGGCTCAAAACAAAGCCTATAGAGAGGAAATGATGGCTTCTCTGGCAGATCGCCCCTTGACGACGCCGGATCGATACGACTACCAGTTGACCTTTGTTAAGAAAGATGGCAAATGGGAAGTAGAAAAAGCCTACAATAGTGATAGCTTTATGGAAAAATTCGAGGGAAATCTTTCTTAA